A genomic segment from Cohaesibacter gelatinilyticus encodes:
- the soxR gene encoding redox-sensitive transcriptional activator SoxR has protein sequence MVRFPKGLSVGQVAERSGLAVSAIHFYENKGLVHSWRTSANHRRYSAAVLRRLAVIQVAQRAGVPLRDIANALATLPDDSKVTRKDWEKLSSHWAAELDDRIARLQRLRSNMGTCIGCGCLSLDTCQLINPDDQIAQNGPGPRYLEEDAPERITDAREK, from the coding sequence ATGGTGCGTTTTCCTAAAGGACTCAGTGTCGGGCAGGTGGCCGAGCGCAGTGGACTAGCTGTCTCTGCCATTCATTTTTATGAGAATAAAGGACTTGTTCATTCCTGGCGCACCAGTGCCAATCATCGTCGCTATAGCGCAGCAGTTCTGCGACGTCTCGCCGTAATTCAGGTTGCTCAGCGAGCGGGCGTGCCACTAAGAGATATCGCCAATGCTCTGGCGACCTTGCCAGACGACAGCAAGGTTACACGGAAAGACTGGGAGAAGCTCTCCAGTCATTGGGCCGCAGAACTGGATGATCGCATTGCCCGCCTGCAACGACTTCGTAGCAATATGGGAACATGTATTGGCTGTGGTTGCCTGTCACTGGATACCTGCCAGTTGATCAATCCGGACGATCAAATTGCCCAGAACGGTCCGGGCCCGCGCTATCTGGAAGAAGATGCTCCGGAGAGGATCACGGATGCGCGTGAAAAATAA